One window of the Zea mays cultivar B73 chromosome 3, Zm-B73-REFERENCE-NAM-5.0, whole genome shotgun sequence genome contains the following:
- the LOC103649602 gene encoding uncharacterized protein, with translation MNDQTNEKCPLCLNKMDLTDKQLKPCKCGYEICLWCWHRIIDESGGRCPGCRSVYNKDKILETSARNQILKELCADKSNYQKEQVKSHKQTSAKVQLGQSEPKDPNSIRVIQRKLVYIVGMPTEFASEKLLRQKSFLGQYGKIENIIIDNVGANQQVPDSGRVYVTFAKEVEAIRCIQAVDGYSLDGRPLKATFGVTRYCHIWLSNKDCYKPNCSYVHYKAPAEEICTKDDVSVVCARLQHSMGMSTKCLQHRSGRTLPPPCDCSSRNTTASGISKDICINDDRLLPNGAIKYTSLPSVTTPRDSSLSSGSPPSPASIVLHQRNDHERLHNNQQNLSDLKPQRYIPPGGRNCSSEMTTSVKHMQPIEGAWLHSSSNEHLGSNNDKSQASSQLGNDNSNPKQITSAENGTSDTVQQKPQYADVVSQGQVAPVRRLTVLNRPSIASSDTRPKATGQVVNGTSTSFTKLTLVQKAQGSCITIPRNHPVPQIPEEPAHLFASASVKSHAGVEIMNECSDIKEKIVLGGYKQLPESTVSHRLTASQNMSSGTLPSNLSASYAKTQGSAGSHNLSDLNMKLVAKNRSQLVNQQNAPVSVSNTGIARASFCCSTLNKNASLSDGDSSHNRRWDTIRSGHIVSSHSSDSTMLSRPASAVSSTDVASLHRKERRQACPPGFEKPHLYSGSGKACSGHCSAPDALVQDCGIPDQQDFTSLTTDCLKDDGDVTQNLSMNISSPPSLTDTNRNWSQSHRQFPGTLFGWSNDPQYSFYPGGSSHPRQEAENWDGTSTSYMATATGGYKVFSQGTTSDMRGGMAGTLLQQPIMSTHDRWTDGSSDSGRNCPQVDISYRMYSLF, from the exons AAAGGAACTTTGTGCTGATAAGTCCAACTATCAAAAAGAACAAGTCAAGTCTCATAAGCAAACATCTGCAAAAGTTCAGTTGGGACAGTCAGAACCAAAAGATCCAAATAGCATTCGTGTGATTCAACGGAAGCTTGTCTATATTGTTGGTATGCCAACTGAGTTCGCCAGCGAGAAG TTGCTGAGACAGAAGAGTTTCCTTGGACAATATGGAAAGATAGAAAACATTATCATTGATAATGTTGGAGCTAACCAACAGGTTCCTGACTCTGGACGTGT ATATGTTACATTTGCAAAAGAAGTAGAAGCTATCAGATGCATACAGGCAGTTGATGGTTATTCCTTGGATGGTCGACCTTTGAA AGCAACCTTTGGTGTGACAAGATATTGTCATATATGGCTCAGCAATAAG GACTGCTACAAGCCAAACTGTTCGTATGTGCATTATAAAGCCCCAGCAGAAGAAATTTGTACAAAAGATGATGTTTCTGTGGTGTGTGCAAG GCTGCAGCACTCCATGGGAATGAGTACCAAGTGTCTCCAACATCGTTCGGGACGTACTTTGCCCCCTCCATGTGACTGCAGTTCAAGAAATACAACTGCCAGTGGAATCTCCAAAGAT ATTTGCATCAATGATGACAGATTACTACCCAATGGTGCTATCAAGTATACTAGTTTACCATCAGTCACCACTCCACG GGACTCAAGCCTTTCTTCTGGCAGTCCTCCATCGCCGGCAAGTATTGTTCTTCATCAAAGGAATGACCATGAGAGATTACACAATAATCAGCAAAATTTGTCTGACCTCAAACCTCAAAGGTACATACCACCTGGAGGGCGTAACTGTTCAAGTGAAATGACTACATCAGTAAAGCATATGCAGCCTATTGAGGGTGCTTGGTTGCACAGCTCATCAAATGAGCATTTGGGCTCCAATAACGACAAATCTCAAGCATCTTCACAGTTAGGAAACGATAATTCAAATCCCAAGCAAATTACTTCAGCAGAAAATGGAACATCTGACACCGTGCAGCAAAAGCCACAGTATGCTGATGTAGTTTCTCAAGGACAAGTTGCACCAGTGCGGCGTCTTACTGTACTTAACAGGCCGTCAATTGCTTCTAGCGATACTAGGCCTAAAGCAACAGGACAAGTTGTCAATGGTACTTCAACAAGCTTCACAAAACTTACTTTGGTTCAAAAGGCACAAGGGAGCTGCATTACAATTCCTAGAAACCATCCAGTTCCCCAGATCCCAGAGGAACCTGCGCATCTGTTCGCTTCAGCTAGTGTTAAATCTCATGCTGGAGTAGAGATAATGAATGAATGCTCAGATATCAAAGAAAAGATAGTTCTTGGAGGTTATAAGCAACTACCAGAGAGCACTGTGTCACACAGATTGACTGCATCACAGAATATGAGCAGCGGAACTCTTCCCAGTAATCTTTCTGCATCTTATGCCAAAACTCAAGGATCTGCTGGATCACACAATCTTTCAGATTTGAACATGAAGCTTGTAGCAAAGAATCGATCACAGCTGGTAAATCAACAAAATGCACCAGTTTCAGTTTCTAATACAGGTATAGCAAGAGCAAGTTTCTGCTGCAGCACTCTTAATAAGAATGCATCGTTGTCTGATGGTGATAGCTCGCACAATAGGCGCTGGGACACAATTCGGTCTGGTCATATTGTTTCCTCTCATTCTTCAGATAGCACTATGCTATCAAGACCAGCCAGTGCAGTATCATCCACTGATGTGGCATCTCTGCATAGAAAGGAAAGGAGACAAGCTTGTCCTCCTGGATTTGAGAAGCCTCATCTGTACTCCGGTTCAGGCAAAGCTTGCTCTGGACATTGCTCTGCACCTGATGCCCTGGTACAAGATTGTGGTATTCCAGATCAACAAGACTTTACTAGCTTGACTACAGATTGCCTGAAAGATGATGGAGATGTCACACAAAATCTAAGCATGAACATCTCTTCACCACCCAGTTTGACCGATACCAACCGGAACTGGAGTCAGAGTCACAGACAGTTTCCAGGCACCCTCTTTGGTTGGTCAAATGACCCTCAGTATTCATTTTACCCTGGTGGCTCGTCACATCCACGTCAAGAGGCTGAAAATTGGGATGGAACTTCCACTAGTTACATGGCTACTGCTACTGGGGGATACAAAGTATTTTCCCAGGGAACAACTTCAGACATGAGGGGTGGTATGGCAGGCACATTGCTCCAACAGCCAATAATGTCAACTCATGATAGATGGACTGATGGAAGCAGCGATTCTGGAAGGAACTGCCCTCAGGTTGACATTTCGTACCGCATGTACAGCCTATTCTAG